One window of the Dendropsophus ebraccatus isolate aDenEbr1 chromosome 12, aDenEbr1.pat, whole genome shotgun sequence genome contains the following:
- the LOC138768837 gene encoding uncharacterized transmembrane protein DDB_G0289901-like produces MAGMRKLRDKRAQSSTDGYAKGAQRSTDGYDKGAQSSTDGYDKGAQSSADGYDKGAQSSANGYDKGAQSSTDGYDKGAQSSTDGYDKGVQSSADGYDKGAQSSANGYDKGAQSSTDGYAKGAQRSTDSYDNRAQSSADGYDKGAQSSTDGYDKGAQSSANGYDKGAQSSANGYDNGAQSSSDGYDKGAHSNTDGYDNGAQSSANGYDKGAQSSANGYDKGAQSSTDGYDKGAQSSANGYDKGAQSSTDGYDKGAQSSSNGYDKGAQSSSNGYDKGAQSSSNGYDKGAQSSTDGYDKGAQSSSNGYDNGAQSSANGYDKGAQSSANGYDKGAQSSTDGYDKGAQSSANGYDKGAQSSTDGYDKGAQSSSNGYDKGAQSSSNGYDKGAQSSTDGYDKGAQSSTDGYDKGAQSSTDGYDKGAQSSIGGYDKGAQSSANGYDKGAQSSTDGYDKGAQSSANGYDKGAQSSTDGYDKGAQSSSNGYDKGAQSSSNGYDKGAQSSTDGYDKGAQSSADGYDKGAQSSIDGYDKGAQSSADGYDKGAQRSSSSQDEGVQSKTNGWEQESQRCAKG; encoded by the coding sequence ATGGCTGGGATGAGGAAGCTCAGAGACAAAAGAGCCCAGAGCAGCACTGATGGCTATGCTAAGGGAGCCCAGAGAAGCACCGATGGCTATGATAAGGGAGCCCAGAGCAGCACTGATGGCTATGATAAGGGAGCCCAGAGCAGTGCCGATGGCTATGATAAGGGAGCCCAGAGCAGTGCCAATGGCTATGATAAGGGAGCCCAGAGCAGCACTGATGGCTATGATAAGGGAGCCCAGAGCAGCACTGATGGCTATGATAAGGGAGTCCAGAGCAGTGCCGATGGCTATGATAAGGGAGCCCAGAGCAGTGCCAATGGCTATGATAAGGGAGCCCAGAGCAGCACTGATGGCTATGCTAAGGGAGCCCAGAGAAGCACCGATAGCTATGATAATAGAGCCCAGAGCAGTGCCGATGGCTATGATAAGGGAGCCCAGAGCAGCACCGATGGCTATGATAAGGGAGCCCAGAGCAGTGCCAATGGCTATGATAAGGGAGCCCAGAGCAGTGCCAATGGCTATGATAATGGAGCCCAGAGCAGTTCCGATGGCTATGATAAGGGAGCCCATAGCAACACCGATGGCTATGATAATGGAGCCCAGAGCAGTGCCAATGGCTATGATAAGGGAGCCCAGAGCAGTGCCAATGGCTATGATAAGGGAGCCCAGAGCAGCACCGATGGCTATGATAAGGGAGCCCAGAGCAGTGCCAATGGCTATGATAAGGGAGCCCAGAGCAGCACCGATGGCTATGATAAGggagcccagagcagcagcaatggtTATGATAAGggagcccagagcagcagcaatggcTATGATAAGggagcccagagcagcagcaatggcTATGATAAGGGAGCCCAGAGCAGCACCGATGGCTATGATAAGggagcccagagcagcagcaatggcTATGATAATGGAGCCCAGAGCAGTGCCAATGGCTATGATAAGGGAGCCCAGAGCAGTGCCAATGGCTATGATAAGGGAGCCCAGAGCAGCACCGATGGCTATGATAAGGGAGCCCAGAGCAGTGCCAATGGCTATGATAAGGGAGCCCAGAGCAGCACCGATGGCTATGATAAGggagcccagagcagcagcaatggcTATGATAAGggagcccagagcagcagcaatggtTATGATAAGGGAGCCCAGAGCAGCACCGATGGCTATGATAAGGGAGCCCAGAGCAGCACCGATGGCTATGATAAGGGAGCCCAGAGCAGCACCGATGGCTATGATAAGGGAGCCCAGAGCAGCATCGGTGGCTATGATAAGGGAGCCCAGAGCAGTGCCAATGGCTATGATAAGGGAGCCCAGAGCAGCACCGATGGCTATGATAAGGGAGCCCAGAGCAGTGCCAATGGCTATGATAAGGGAGCCCAGAGCAGCACCGATGGCTATGATAAGggagcccagagcagcagcaatggcTATGATAAGggagcccagagcagcagcaatggtTATGATAAGGGAGCCCAGAGCAGCACCGATGGCTATGATAAGGGAGCCCAGAGCAGTGCCGATGGCTATGATAAGGGAGCCCAGAGCAGCATCGATGGCTATGATAAGGGAGCCCAGAGCAGTGCCGATGGCTATGATAAGGGAGCCCAGAGAAGCTCCAGCAGCCAGGATGAGGGAGTCCAGAGCAAAACCAATGGTTGGGAACAAGAATCCCAGCGTTGTGCCAAAGGCTGA